From Camelus dromedarius isolate mCamDro1 chromosome 12, mCamDro1.pat, whole genome shotgun sequence, the proteins below share one genomic window:
- the LOC105087168 gene encoding stromelysin-1 gives MRTLLIQLLLCAAVCSGYPRDRAARDEDNSMELVQQYLENYYNLEKDVKQFVRRKDSGPVVKKLQEMQRFLGLKVTGKPDSDTLEVVLKPRCGVPDIGHFSTFPGMPKWGKTHLTYRIVNYTLDLPRDAVDSTIKKALKVWEEVTPLKFSRISEGEADIMITFAVRDHGDFFPFDGPGKVLAHAYPPGAGIYGDAHFDDDERWTKDTSGTNLFLVAAHELGHSLGLFHSTNSEALMYPIYNALTDLTRFRLSQDDVNGIQSLYGPPPASPKDTVMPTESVPPEPGTPAACDPALSFDAISTLRGEVLFFKDRHFWRKSLRILEPGFHLISSFWPSLPSYVDAACEVISKDTVFIFKGSQFWAIRGNEVQAGYPRGIHTLGLPPTVRKIDAAISDKEKKKTYFFVKDEYWRFDERRQSMEPGFPRQIEEDFPGVGPHVDAVFEAFGFFYFFNGSLQLEFDPNAKKVTHVLKSNSWLNC, from the exons ATGAGGACTCTTCTGATTCAGCTGTTGCTGTGTGCGGCAGTCTGCTCAGGCTACCCACGGGACAGAGCTGCAAGGGACGAGGACAACAGCATGGAGCTTGTTCAG CAATACTTAGAAAACTACTACAACCTTGAAAAGGATGTGAAACAGTTTGTTAGAAGAAAAGACAGTGGTCCTGTTgttaaaaaattacaagaaatgcAGAGGTTCCTGGGGCTGAAGGTGACGGGGAAGCCGGACTCCGACACTCTGGAGGTGGTGCTCAAGCCCAGATGTGGGGTTCCCGACATTGGTCACTTCAGCACCTTTCCTGGCATGCCCAAGTGGGGGAAAACTCACCTCACTTACAG gATTGTGAACTATACACTGGATCTGCCAAGAGATGCTGTTGATTCTACCATTAAGAAAGCTCTGAAAGTCTGGGAAGAGGTGACTCCACTTAAATTCTCCAGGATTTCCGAAGGAGAGGCTGACATCATGATCACTTTTGCAGTTcgag acCATGGAGACTTTTTCCCTTTTGATGGACCGGGAAAAGTTTTGGCGCACGCGTATCCACCGGGGGCAGGGATTTATGGAGATGCTCACTTTGATGACGATGAACGATGGACGAAGGATACATCGG GGACCAATTTATTCCTTGTCGCTGCTCATGAACTTGGCCATTCCCTGGGTCTCTTTCATTCAACCAATAGTGAAGCTCTGATGTACCCAATCTACAACGCGCTCACAGACCTGACTCGGTTCCGCCTTTCTCAAGATGATGTGAATGGCATTCAGTCCCTGTACG GACCGCCTCCTGCTTCCCCTAAGGACACCGTGATGCCCACGGAATCGGTGCCTCCAGAACCCGGGACACCAGCCGCGTGTGATCCCGCTTTGTCCTTTGATGCAATCAGCACCCTGAGGGGAGAAGTCCTCTTCTTTAAAGACAG aCATTTTTGGCGCAAATCCCTCAGGATACTCGAACCTGGATTTCATTTGATCTCCTCATTTTGGCCATCTCTTCCTTCGTACGTAGATGCTGCCTGTGAAGTTATCAGCAAAGACactgttttcatctttaaag gaAGTCAGTTCTGGGCCATCAGAGGGAATGAGGTGCAAGCAGGCTACCCAAGAGGCATCCACACCCTGGGCCTTCCGCCCACTGTAAGGAAAATAGATGCAGCCATTTCtgataaggaaaagaagaaaacatacttCTTCGTAAAGGATGAATACTGGAG GTTTGATGAGAGGAGACAATCCATGGAGCCAGGCTTTCCCAGGCAGATAGAGGAAGACTTTCCAGGGGTTGGCCCCCACGTGGATGCAGTTTTTGAAGCATTTG GGTTCTTCTATTTCTTCAATGGATCTTTGCAGCTGGAGTTTGACCCAAATGCAAAGAAAGTGACACATGTCTTGAAGAGTAACAGCTGGCTGAATTGTTAG